In Bacillota bacterium, one genomic interval encodes:
- a CDS encoding transposase domain-containing protein, translated as MFCNAPRGAKASATIYSIVETAKENGLNPYTYLEYLFEEMPNMDISDPQNLERLLPWSKELPARCRSKKQI; from the coding sequence TTGTTTTGCAATGCCCCGCGCGGCGCGAAAGCTAGCGCCACCATCTACAGCATTGTGGAGACGGCAAAGGAGAACGGTCTTAACCCATATACATACCTTGAGTACCTCTTCGAGGAGATGCCGAACATGGACATCTCAGACCCACAGAATCTCGAGCGATTGCTCCCCTGGTCTAAAGAGTTACCAGCAAGGTGTAGAAGCAAAAAACAAATATAA